In a single window of the Pseudohongiella acticola genome:
- a CDS encoding SDR family NAD(P)-dependent oxidoreductase, whose amino-acid sequence MADADKTQFNLIIGAGSGIAGALITALASEEPDSGLLLVSRKPVDLPESASVPVHQFRCDYSEAGIAQLGQDLSPWYGRIRLVVISTGILHNDSIKPEKRAEDLNMNNMLEVLRINTVIPTLFLMKLLPALRGEQPCRVFTLSARVGSIADNHKGGWTSYRASKAALNMVIKTAAVEYARRAPNVKLIAFHPGTVDTALSKPFQRSVPEGKLFKPDFVANRLLTIAADLPIDGDASYLDWAGKSIVW is encoded by the coding sequence ATGGCAGACGCTGACAAAACACAATTCAATCTGATAATCGGCGCCGGCAGCGGCATTGCCGGCGCCTTGATCACTGCGCTGGCCAGTGAAGAACCGGACTCTGGTCTGTTACTGGTCAGTCGCAAGCCGGTAGATCTGCCCGAGTCTGCATCAGTGCCAGTACATCAGTTCCGCTGTGATTATTCCGAAGCCGGCATCGCGCAACTGGGGCAGGATCTCTCGCCCTGGTACGGGCGCATCCGGCTGGTGGTGATCAGCACTGGCATCTTGCACAATGATTCCATCAAACCGGAGAAGCGCGCCGAAGACCTCAACATGAACAACATGCTTGAAGTACTGCGTATCAACACCGTCATTCCGACCCTGTTCCTGATGAAGCTGTTACCGGCGCTGCGCGGCGAGCAGCCATGCCGGGTGTTCACCTTAAGTGCGCGGGTCGGTAGCATTGCAGATAATCACAAAGGCGGCTGGACCAGCTACCGCGCCTCCAAAGCCGCACTGAACATGGTCATTAAAACGGCTGCCGTTGAATATGCGCGCCGCGCACCCAATGTAAAACTGATAGCGTTTCATCCGGGCACCGTCGATACCGCCCTGTCGAAACCGTTTCAGCGCAGCGTGCCGGAAGGCAAGTTGTTCAAACCTGACTTTGTCGCCAACCGGTTGCTGACAATAGCCGCCGACCTGCCAATTGACGGTGACGCCAGTTATCTGGACTGGGCAGGAAAAAGCATTGTGTGGTAG
- a CDS encoding lipocalin family protein gives MMRHSLIVILLASVMAACSSSPPDGLTVVEDFDINRYTGRWYEIARLDHRFERGLSNVTAEYTLQDNNDVAVLNRGYDEDEQRWDEAEGTAKFVGETDRGSLKVSFFGPFYGGYHIIALDHANYQWAMISGPSRDYLWILARDPTLAPDIYQNLIEQARTSGFATDALIEVDQQRHLP, from the coding sequence ATGATGCGTCACTCATTGATCGTAATTCTACTGGCCAGTGTCATGGCAGCGTGCTCATCATCTCCGCCAGACGGGTTGACCGTGGTTGAAGACTTTGACATCAACCGCTACACCGGACGCTGGTATGAAATCGCACGCCTGGACCACCGTTTTGAGCGTGGCCTCAGCAATGTCACCGCTGAGTATACGCTGCAGGACAACAACGATGTGGCGGTGCTCAATCGAGGCTACGACGAAGACGAACAACGATGGGATGAAGCGGAAGGCACTGCTAAATTTGTCGGCGAAACGGATCGCGGGTCGTTAAAAGTCAGCTTTTTCGGGCCGTTCTACGGTGGCTACCATATCATCGCCCTGGACCACGCCAACTATCAGTGGGCCATGATCAGCGGCCCGTCACGGGATTATCTGTGGATTCTCGCGCGCGACCCGACACTGGCACCTGATATTTATCAGAACCTGATAGAGCAGGCTCGCACCAGTGGCTTTGCCACCGACGCGCTGATAGAAGTCGACCAGCAACGGCATCTGCCATGA
- a CDS encoding NAD(P)/FAD-dependent oxidoreductase, protein MSCLLNTPHIAVIGAGLAGVSCASQLEQLGMRVTVFDKSRGTGGRMSTRRGDQWQADHGAQYFTARDPLFSKELLRWQQAGVASAWQPAVAVLDAQNPDAARRHDNDSGTVRFVGVPRMSSPVRWLADELQLTLSARVNALIRRENRWRLCFDDSVEDRARLENIDFDAVALAIPPEQAVALIRPHAAAFAAQCDTRAMRPCWAAMLRFDARVALPFDAAFINDGPLRWIARDNHKPGRPSQETWVLHATAAWSEQHLESSADEASQALTDAFKALGGTTPTTATAHRWRYAEPTTPAQSQGCLWDAALNLGLCGDWLSAGRVEGAWLSGRALARSITSLE, encoded by the coding sequence ATGAGCTGCCTGCTGAACACGCCTCACATTGCGGTCATCGGCGCAGGCCTTGCCGGCGTGTCCTGCGCATCACAGCTGGAGCAACTGGGCATGCGGGTTACTGTCTTCGACAAGTCACGCGGAACCGGGGGCCGCATGAGCACCCGGCGCGGCGACCAGTGGCAGGCTGACCACGGCGCGCAATATTTCACCGCCCGTGATCCGTTGTTCAGCAAAGAACTTTTACGCTGGCAACAAGCGGGCGTGGCCAGCGCATGGCAACCCGCAGTGGCCGTGCTGGATGCGCAGAACCCGGATGCCGCCAGGCGCCATGACAACGACAGCGGTACCGTGCGCTTTGTTGGCGTGCCGCGCATGTCATCGCCGGTTCGCTGGCTGGCTGACGAGCTTCAACTAACCCTGTCCGCCCGGGTAAATGCACTGATCAGACGCGAAAACCGGTGGCGGCTGTGTTTCGATGACAGCGTTGAAGACCGCGCGCGACTGGAGAATATTGACTTTGATGCCGTGGCGCTGGCCATCCCGCCAGAACAGGCAGTCGCGTTGATCCGTCCCCATGCCGCTGCTTTCGCGGCGCAGTGCGACACCCGTGCCATGCGGCCATGCTGGGCAGCGATGCTGCGCTTTGATGCCCGTGTCGCGCTGCCCTTTGATGCCGCCTTCATTAATGACGGCCCGCTGCGCTGGATCGCACGCGACAATCACAAACCCGGACGCCCAAGCCAGGAAACCTGGGTTCTGCACGCGACCGCTGCCTGGAGTGAACAACATCTGGAAAGTAGCGCAGATGAGGCGTCACAGGCGCTGACAGACGCGTTCAAGGCCCTGGGCGGCACAACCCCCACCACGGCGACGGCACATCGCTGGCGCTACGCTGAACCGACAACACCGGCACAAAGCCAGGGCTGCCTGTGGGATGCCGCTCTGAACCTGGGGTTGTGTGGCGACTGGCTCAGTGCCGGTCGGGTGGAAGGTGCCTGGCTCAGCGGGCGCGCACTGGCCCGGAGCATAACGTCGCTGGAGTAG
- a CDS encoding OmpA family protein, whose amino-acid sequence MFKLMKFPVFILVATAIAACTTNPYTGERQASRAAQYGALGSVVCGLIGAADSGQHARNAALGCGAIGAGVGAYMDAQEAELRQELQGTGVQVQRNGDQLELIMPGNITFATDAYTIRPNFEPVLTSVATVLHKFTDTRMRVTGHTDSTGARDYNYDLSNRRATSVSNFLAAQGIAQSRLISQGMGPDEPIASNDTESGRAMNRRVELQIIAVQ is encoded by the coding sequence ATGTTTAAACTGATGAAATTCCCCGTTTTTATACTTGTTGCGACCGCGATAGCGGCCTGCACCACCAACCCGTATACGGGTGAGCGGCAGGCCAGTCGGGCGGCGCAGTATGGTGCCCTCGGCAGTGTTGTCTGCGGCCTGATCGGCGCTGCCGACAGTGGTCAGCACGCGCGTAACGCGGCACTGGGTTGTGGCGCCATCGGCGCAGGTGTTGGCGCATACATGGACGCCCAGGAAGCGGAACTGCGGCAGGAGCTGCAGGGCACGGGTGTTCAGGTTCAGCGTAATGGCGATCAACTGGAATTGATCATGCCTGGCAACATCACCTTTGCCACTGATGCTTACACCATCCGTCCAAATTTTGAACCGGTGCTGACGTCGGTTGCCACGGTTCTGCACAAATTTACTGACACCCGCATGCGGGTAACCGGTCATACCGACTCCACCGGTGCTCGAGACTACAATTACGATCTGTCCAATCGACGTGCGACCAGCGTTTCCAACTTCCTGGCGGCACAGGGCATTGCGCAGAGTCGACTGATCAGTCAGGGCATGGGACCGGATGAACCCATTGCCAGCAATGACACTGAATCAGGGCGCGCGATGAACCGCCGCGTTGAATTGCAGATTATCGCTGTTCAGTAA
- a CDS encoding GNAT family N-acetyltransferase/peptidase C39 family protein translates to MPQAKIRSSVKIRPAVLEDLDALYELEKVSFDSDRLSRRRLRHWIQASNRELMVAVEREQLLGYGLVLFHGATHLARLYSIAIAKQARGKGIGAKLLQALESASVNRQRFFMRLEVAKDNTAAIRLYESAGYVAFGTYEDYYEDHRDALRMQKIIRDAPKRKRGHTVPWYQQTTGFTCGPASLMMAMATLDSRHKPDQATEFDIWREATTIFMTSGHGGCHPFGLALAAHKRGFNARIYVNQSGPLFLEGVRAPDKKVIMSLVHDQFLERVQACKIPIAYQDITQQDLEQAIKDGAIVLALVSSYRLDRKKAPHWVTITAYDDACFFVHDPDPSLEEQTGLDCEDLPIARNDFARMSQFGKDKLRTAVVISAPGSRAGARTRS, encoded by the coding sequence ATGCCGCAGGCCAAGATCAGGAGCAGCGTTAAAATCAGGCCAGCCGTGCTGGAAGATCTTGACGCCCTGTACGAACTGGAGAAGGTCAGCTTCGACAGTGACCGGCTCAGCCGTCGACGCTTGCGGCACTGGATTCAGGCCTCCAATCGTGAACTGATGGTCGCTGTGGAACGGGAGCAGTTGCTGGGTTACGGCCTGGTGCTGTTTCACGGCGCGACCCATCTGGCCCGCCTGTATTCAATTGCCATTGCCAAACAAGCCCGCGGCAAGGGTATCGGTGCCAAGCTATTACAGGCACTGGAATCAGCTTCAGTAAACCGCCAGCGCTTTTTTATGCGCTTGGAAGTTGCCAAAGACAACACTGCAGCCATCCGACTTTATGAGTCTGCCGGCTATGTCGCGTTTGGCACTTACGAAGACTACTACGAAGATCACCGCGATGCCTTACGTATGCAAAAAATCATACGTGACGCGCCCAAGCGAAAACGCGGTCATACCGTACCGTGGTACCAGCAGACGACCGGCTTCACCTGTGGCCCGGCATCGCTGATGATGGCCATGGCAACACTGGATTCACGTCATAAACCCGACCAGGCCACCGAGTTCGACATCTGGCGGGAAGCCACCACCATCTTCATGACATCCGGCCACGGTGGCTGTCATCCCTTTGGCCTTGCCCTGGCGGCGCACAAGCGCGGATTTAATGCCCGCATCTACGTCAACCAGAGTGGACCCTTATTTCTGGAAGGTGTGCGCGCCCCCGACAAGAAAGTGATCATGTCTTTGGTACATGATCAATTCCTGGAAAGAGTGCAGGCCTGCAAAATCCCCATTGCCTACCAGGACATCACTCAACAGGATCTGGAACAGGCCATCAAGGACGGTGCCATTGTGCTGGCGTTGGTGAGTAGTTACCGGCTGGATCGAAAGAAAGCCCCGCACTGGGTCACCATCACCGCCTACGATGACGCCTGCTTTTTTGTGCATGATCCGGATCCGTCCCTGGAAGAACAGACCGGGCTCGACTGTGAGGATCTGCCCATTGCGCGCAATGACTTTGCCCGTATGTCGCAATTTGGCAAAGACAAACTGCGCACGGCAGTGGTGATCAGCGCCCCCGGTTCTCGAGCCGGCGCGCGAACTCGCTCATGA
- a CDS encoding RimK family protein — MPQLYLVVDDLDQWTHTLAGEAVISFETYLTEHPIKGQKKTRIINLCNTDQYLSTGYYCSLLAEAREHKVLPPANTLTDLSSQQLTLVQAAEVLEDLDQKDLTRTDDGYAFRIYFGRTALPQLKMLARRLFERFPCPILEVRLAFLPGAQAATAVAPNEAVAPVDAVDDSVTADSWQVRSVHAIAFAQLDEQEAPEFVAALEKFTQSVWRKPRSSKASRWDMAILVNPREKLPPSDAKALKKMERAAQKMGFAVEFIGPQDYARLGEFDALFIRETTAIDHHTYRFARKAEIEGLVVMDDPTSILRCCNKVFLQDAFTYNDVPTPLTRIVSSGSDASLDTLESVFSYPIVLKIPNSAFSVGVMKAEDRTMLKKMLNELLAKSALILAQEYLYTEFDWRVGVLNNRPLFACRYFMAKGHWQIYNHGEDRIGSGGWETLPTYEVPKAVLDAALKSARIIGDGLYGIDIKQQGNKVYVIEVNDNPSLEEGVEDAFIGDELYMQVMSEFARRLENRGR, encoded by the coding sequence ATGCCCCAGCTCTACCTGGTTGTTGACGATCTTGATCAATGGACGCACACCCTGGCCGGTGAAGCCGTCATCAGTTTCGAAACCTATTTGACTGAACACCCGATCAAGGGTCAGAAAAAAACACGGATCATCAATCTGTGTAATACCGATCAGTATCTCAGTACCGGCTACTACTGCTCCCTTTTGGCCGAGGCGCGCGAGCACAAGGTTTTGCCACCGGCCAATACGCTCACCGATCTGAGCAGTCAACAACTGACCCTGGTGCAGGCCGCCGAAGTTCTGGAAGACCTGGACCAGAAGGACCTGACACGAACCGACGACGGTTATGCTTTCAGAATCTATTTTGGCCGTACCGCGTTGCCACAACTGAAGATGTTGGCGCGCCGCTTGTTCGAACGCTTTCCCTGTCCGATTCTTGAGGTTCGCCTGGCCTTTTTGCCGGGGGCACAGGCGGCAACTGCTGTCGCCCCGAACGAGGCTGTTGCGCCAGTGGATGCTGTTGACGACAGCGTCACTGCGGATAGCTGGCAGGTGCGCTCGGTGCATGCCATTGCCTTTGCCCAGCTGGATGAGCAGGAGGCACCGGAATTTGTTGCCGCACTGGAAAAATTCACGCAAAGCGTCTGGCGAAAACCCCGAAGCAGCAAAGCCAGTCGTTGGGATATGGCGATTCTGGTCAATCCTCGGGAAAAACTGCCACCCAGTGACGCCAAAGCGCTGAAAAAAATGGAGCGTGCCGCGCAGAAAATGGGTTTTGCGGTCGAATTTATCGGCCCGCAGGATTACGCCCGTCTGGGTGAGTTCGACGCGCTTTTTATTCGTGAAACCACAGCCATCGATCATCACACCTATCGCTTCGCCCGCAAGGCAGAGATAGAGGGGCTGGTGGTGATGGACGACCCGACCTCGATTCTGCGTTGCTGTAACAAGGTTTTCCTGCAAGATGCCTTCACCTACAACGATGTGCCAACGCCACTGACGCGTATTGTGTCCTCAGGCAGTGATGCCTCGCTGGATACGTTGGAGTCGGTTTTTAGTTACCCAATCGTTCTTAAAATACCCAACAGTGCATTTTCGGTAGGTGTGATGAAGGCCGAAGACCGCACCATGCTGAAAAAAATGTTGAATGAACTTTTGGCCAAATCCGCGCTTATTCTGGCCCAGGAGTATCTGTATACAGAATTCGACTGGCGTGTCGGTGTGCTGAACAATCGGCCCCTGTTTGCCTGCCGTTATTTTATGGCCAAAGGCCACTGGCAGATTTATAACCATGGCGAGGACAGAATCGGCAGTGGCGGCTGGGAGACTTTGCCCACCTACGAAGTGCCCAAAGCAGTACTGGACGCAGCCTTAAAATCAGCCAGAATCATTGGCGATGGCCTGTATGGCATCGACATCAAGCAGCAAGGCAACAAAGTTTATGTGATTGAGGTGAACGACAATCCGAGTCTGGAAGAGGGCGTGGAAGATGCGTTTATCGGTGATGAACTTTATATGCAGGTCATGAGCGAGTTCGCGCGCCGGCTCGAGAACCGGGGGCGCTGA
- a CDS encoding SURF1 family protein, translated as MRLGTTLQLGRLTVQVDAFIVLCIFLSCGMFISLGFWQLDRAAEKRALAAAYQSAAQADPVPFSELPQTDVSNNLRVALQGRFHSEISFLVLYQFFQGRPGYELVTPFRPATGGDLVLISRGWIAPGNDGGPPTVSAVEGETSVLARLHLPETTVPAGEVTDNSWPVRLPRLNIEQTRQLLGEPVYPYVLRLEAGQPGVLGRHWSQPDFSTRSHYAYTAQWFGLALLVLLASFAYASNVLSLIRER; from the coding sequence ATGCGTCTGGGCACAACCTTGCAACTTGGCAGGCTCACGGTTCAGGTTGATGCTTTCATCGTACTGTGTATTTTTCTAAGTTGCGGCATGTTTATCAGCCTGGGTTTCTGGCAGCTGGATCGGGCGGCAGAAAAACGCGCGCTGGCAGCGGCCTATCAGTCCGCGGCACAAGCTGACCCGGTGCCGTTTTCGGAACTGCCACAAACCGACGTCAGCAACAATCTGCGGGTGGCCTTGCAGGGGCGTTTTCACAGCGAAATCTCTTTTCTGGTGTTGTATCAGTTTTTTCAGGGGCGTCCCGGCTACGAACTGGTGACACCGTTTCGGCCGGCAACGGGTGGTGATCTGGTGTTGATAAGCCGTGGCTGGATCGCACCCGGTAACGATGGCGGGCCGCCAACGGTGTCTGCGGTGGAGGGCGAAACGTCAGTGCTCGCGCGTCTCCACCTACCAGAGACAACGGTTCCTGCCGGTGAGGTGACGGACAATAGCTGGCCGGTGCGGCTGCCACGCCTGAATATCGAACAGACCCGTCAGTTGCTGGGTGAGCCGGTTTATCCGTATGTACTGCGCCTGGAAGCCGGACAGCCCGGCGTACTGGGCAGGCACTGGTCGCAACCCGATTTCAGTACTCGCAGTCATTACGCATATACGGCACAATGGTTTGGTCTGGCACTGTTGGTTCTGTTGGCCTCATTCGCCTACGCCAGCAATGTGCTGAGCCTGATACGGGAGCGCTAA